One Caretta caretta isolate rCarCar2 chromosome 8, rCarCar1.hap1, whole genome shotgun sequence DNA window includes the following coding sequences:
- the PRPF38B gene encoding pre-mRNA-splicing factor 38B isoform X2 produces MKWPLTASLQAPGLGSGDPWPSRTRAREAESVNVVTHVEPWEKGSRKTAGQTGMCGGVRGVGTGGIVSTAFCLLYKLFTLKLTRKQVMGLITHTDSPYIRALGFMYIRYTQPPTDLWDWFESFLDDEEDLDVKAGGGCVMTIGEMLRSFLTKLEWFSTLFPRIPVPVQKNIDQQIKTRPRKIKKDAKEGVEEIDRHAERRRSRSPRRSVSPRRSPRRSRSRSHHREGHGSSSFDRELERERERQRLEREAKEKEKERRRSRSTDRALERRRSRSRERHRSRSRSRDRKGDRRDRDREREKENERSRKKDRDYDKEKGNERERSRERSKDRKSKGEIEEKRHKDDKDEKKHRDDKKDSKKDRKHSRSRSRERKHRSRSISKNTGKHSRSRSKEKLSKHKNEGKDKSNKRSRSGSRGRTDSVEKSRKRDHSPSKERSRKRSRSKERSHKHDHSDSKDHSDKHDHRRSQSTERESQEKQHKNKDETA; encoded by the exons GTTACACATGTTGAACCATGGGAGAAAGGGAGCAGAAAAACAGCAGGCCAGACAGGGATGTGCGGAGGG GTGCGAGGTGTTGGAACTGGTGGAATTGTGTCTACAGCTTTTTGCCTGCTTTACAAATTATTTACTCTGAAACTCACTCGTAAGCAAGTGATGGGCCTCATAACACATACAGATTCTCCATACATTAGGGCTCTTGGATTTATGTATATTAG GTACACACAGCCTCCTACTGATCTATGGGACTGGTTTGAATCGTTCCTTGATGATGAAGAG gACCTGGATGTGAAGGCAGGTGGGGGTTGTGTTATGACCATTGGGGAGATGCTTCGTTCCTTTCTTACTAAGCTCGAATGGTTTTCAACATTGTTTCCAAGAATTCCTGTGCCAGTGCAGAAAAATATTGATCAGCAAATAAAAACCAGACCTAGAAAAATCAAGAAGGATGCCAAGGAGGGAGTGGAAGAAATAGATCGACATGCAGAGCGTAGACGTTCAAG GTCTCCAAGAAGGTCTGTGAGCCCCAGGAGGTCTCCTAGAAGATCCAGAAGCAGAAGTCATCATCGGGAAGGTCATGGATCATCTAGTTTTGATAGAGAActagaaagggagagagaacgGCAGAGATTAGAACGTGaagctaaggagaaagaaaaagaaaggcgAAGATCACGAAGTACTGATCGTGCATTAGAGCGGAGGCGaagcagaagcagagagagacacagaagcCGTAGTCGAAGTCGTGATAGAAAGGGAGATAGAAGAGACAGGGATAGAGAGCGGGAGAAAGAAAATGAACGAAGCAGGAAAAAAGATAGAGACTATGACAAGGAAAAGGGTAATGAAAGAGAGAGATCTAGGGAACGGTCAAAGGACAGGAAAAGTAAGGGTGAAATAGAAGAGAAAAGACACAAAGATGACAAGGATGAAAAGAAGCACAGGGATGATAAGAAAGATTccaaaaaagacagaaaacataGTAGAAGTCGAAGCAGGGAGAGGAAGCATAGGAGTAGGAGTATAAGTAAGAATACAGGTAAGCACAGTAGAAGCAGGAGCAAGGAGAAATTAAGTAAACATAAAAATGAAGGTAAAGATAAATCAAATAAACGAAGTAGAAGTGGAAGCAGAGGAAGAACCGATAGTGTTGAAAAGTCCAGAAAACGAGACCACAGTCCCAGCAAAGAGAGATCCCGAAAGCGTAGTAGAAGCAAAGAACGATCCCATAAACATGATCACAGTGATAGCAAGGACCATTCAGACAAACATGATCATCGAAGGAGCCAAAGTACAGAACGAGAGAGCCAAGAAAAGCAACATAAAAACAAAGATGAAACTGCGTGA